A window from Betta splendens chromosome 1, fBetSpl5.4, whole genome shotgun sequence encodes these proteins:
- the LOC114858658 gene encoding ras-related protein Rap-2b-like, with protein MALPERPKAVRLVFLGAAGVGKSALIHRFLRNRFEHKYKPTVEELHVLECDGAGAAKVRLEILDTSGSYSFPAMRQLCIRHSDAFALVYAVDDPASFEEVRRLRDEILEVRDGKRAPITVVASKADLTEGEGRALPAAEAMATAEDEWGASFVEASARTGANAVGVFRALLQHVDLPPLRSPVVVRRRNTVPRLGAKKRTPLKKSNSCVLS; from the coding sequence ATGGCTCTACCGGAACGTCCCAAGGCAGTTCGGCTGGTGTTCCTCGGTGCCGCCGGGGTCGGGAAGAGCGCGCTCATCCACCGCTTCCTCCGCAACCGCTTCGAGCACAAATACAAGCCCACGGTGGAGGAGCTCCACGTGCTGGAGTGCGACGGCGCCGGCGCGGCCAAGGTGAGGCTGGAGATCCTGGACACGAGCGGCAGCTACTCCTTCCCCGCCATGCGGCAGCTCTGCATCCGCCACAGCGACGCCTTCGCGCTGGTCTACGCCGTGGACGACCCGGCCTCCTTCGAGGAGGTGCGGCGGCTGCGCGACGAGATCCTGGAGGTGAGGGACGGCAAGCGCGCGCCCATCACGGTGGTCGCCAGCAAAGCGGACCTGACGGAGGGCGAAGGTCGCGCGCTGCCGGCGGCCGAGGCCATGGCCACGGCGGAGGACGAGTGGGGCGCCAGCTTCGTGGAGGCGTCCGCGCGCACCGGCGCTAACGCCGTGGGAGTGTTTCGCGCGCTGCTGCAGCACGTGGACCTGCCGCCGCTGCGGAGCCCCGTGGTGGTGAGGCGCAGAAACACGGTACCAAGACTCGGAGCCAAGAAGAGGACGCCGCTGAAGAAGAGCAACAGCTGCGTCCTGTCCTAG
- the LOC114858649 gene encoding fascin-like, translating into MSANGADGDLLRIPLGLINSNGKYLTAEAFGFKINASASSLKKKQTWTLEQSGDDGSVVFFCSHLGRYLATDKDGNVTADSETRGRDCRFVIAVHEDGQWSLQSEPHGRFLGGTEDRITCFAQSASPAERWRVHLAVHPQVNLYSFARKRFAHLSAQEVSIDRDVPWGVDSLVTLVYRDQRYHLETSDNRFLRNDGGLSTKTDKDTGYMLEFLSGKVAFRDCNGRYLAPVGPSGTMKSGKSGRVGKDELFGLERSHAQVVLTAGNERNVSTRQGMDLSANQDEEGDQEVFQLEMSREDRKCAFRTAAGKYWTLTASGGLQCTASTKAANSFFELEWSDGRVCVRAANGKYVVAKKNGQLAATVDAAGEAEQFLMKLINRPLIVLRGEHGFIGARKAGAATLDSNRASYDVFQLEFHSGAYALKDSQGKYWCVGDGAAVACSSSTPAQFLLEFCDVNKVAIRALGGKYLKGDHAGGLKASADSLDSATLWEY; encoded by the exons ATGTCTGCGAACGGCGCCGACGGGGACCTGCTGCGCATCCCCCTGGGGCTCATCAACAGCAACGGGAAGTATCTGACGGCGGAGGCGTTCGGCTTCAAGATCAACGCGTCCGCCAGCAGcctgaagaagaagcagacCTGGACCCTGGAGCAGAGCGGGGACGACGGCAGCGTGGTCTTCTTCTGCTCCCACCTGGGCCGCTACCTCGCCACGGACAAAGACGGCAACGTCACCGCGGACAGCGAGACGCGCGGCCGCGACTGTCGCTTTGTGATCGCCGTGCACGAGGACGGCCAGTGGTCGCTGCAGTCCGAGCCCCACGGCCGCTTCCTCGGCGGCACCGAGGACCGCATCACCTGCTTCGCGCAGAGCGCCTCGCCGGCGGAGCGGTGGCGCGTGCACCTGGCCGTGCACCCGCAGGTCAACCTCTACAGCTTTGCGCGCAAACGCTTCGCGCACCTGAGCGCGCAGGAGGTGTCCATTGACCGGGATGTCCCGTGGGGCGTCGACTCCCTCGTGACGCTGGTGTACCGCGACCAGCGCTATCACCTGGAGACGTCCGACAACCGCTTCCTTCGCAACGACGGAGGCCTGTCCACCAAAACGGACAAGGACACCGGCTACATGCTGGAGTTCCTCTCGGGAAAAGTGGCCTTCCGCGACTGCAACGGCCGCTACCTGGCGCCCGTGGGCCCGTCCGGCACCATGAAGTCCGGGAAGAGCGGCCGCGTGGGGAAGGACGAGCTGTTCGGCCTGGAGCGCAGCCACGCGCAGGTGGTGCTGACTGCGGGCAACGAGAGGAACGTGTCCACGAGGCAAG GCATGGACCTGTCCGCTAACCAGGACGAAGAGGGCGACCAGGAGGTGTTCCAGCTGGAGATGAGCCGCGAAGACCGCAAGTGTGCCTTCAGGACGGCCGCCGGCAAGTACTGGACCCTGACGGCCAGCGGGGGCCTCCAGTGCACCGCCTCCACCAA GGCCGCCAACAGCTTCTTCGAGCTGGAGTGGAGCGACggccgcgtgtgcgtgcgcgccgcCAACGGCAAATACGTGGTGGCCAAGAAGAACGGGCAGCTGGCGGCGACGGTGGACGCCGCAG GGGAGGCCGAGCAGTTCCTGATGAAGCTGATCAACCGTCCGCTCATCGTGCTGCGCGGGGAGCACGGCTTCATCGGCGCGCGCAAAGCTGGAGCGGCCACGCTGGACTCCAACCGGGCCTCCTACGACGTCTTCCAGCTGGAGTTCCACAGCGGAGCTTACGCGCTCAAAG actCCCAGGGGAAGTACTGGTGCGTGGGGGACGGCGCGGCGGTGgcgtgcagcagctccacacctgCCCAGTTCCTGCTGGAGTTCTGCGACGTCAACAAGGTGGCCATTCGCGCGCTGGGGGGCAAGTACCTGAAGGGGGACCACGCCGGAGGGCTGAAGGCCAGCGCCGACTCGCTGGACAGCGCCACCCTCTGGGAATACTGA
- the iqce gene encoding IQ domain-containing protein E isoform X2, whose amino-acid sequence MFSETAKLSLEASDVQTDEDCEDLAEDGFNFSADIFEKERTRRKPSSGKPPSSPKSPYLSSLNVNSRRAAVAAWRLPRASLGDTRDLSQTLRSEFDMTPELLTKAFSVRKHKHLNSSSNGFAFSTRDCRDKEDMYDEIIRLKKSLQAQKSDNQKMKAKLRRLEEENAKREKQIEELLDPTKGPEYTRGLVDKKKEGSVVVSGLKQRILKLEQQCREKENALSKLQSDLRTTNLEELKITVEAYFEEIQRLRILLEATEKSSRAESKCSQRQQKALSSTVDRLSENLKQLQKENVVLREELSSESPAGGLKGYRDWSKQRLLRKLLDVEKRLEDSRRHALAAKNSSRLDQEVQSQATPIQVPRLTMATEAVASVGVMTEDREELSDLRACLSQVEKEKVELQETLSRKDDELKQLRSEREELEKATAQWKTKQTKEWNKERQQHKHELEQLWLRIQTVEQDKIKPEHAELSPLCATTADRLKDTQVRSGQKDREEKQSRHRLKEGNRDRYLGRVEEKKRNERIQDDKKKREKAASIIQTKWRAHRNRDIVMLQSAIRAHLLRESQLKDLLKDAHNKAAGETNSCNTSAPAEGEVDVIALTMIQSAFRGHMARCSFAIASPESSVPSPIEAPRSARSKYKPSQTGAALLHNEKGRVMKIHGPSQALMPPG is encoded by the exons ATGTTCAGTGAAACTGCTAAATTGTCTCTGGAGGCGAGTGATGTTCAGACAGACGAGGACTGTGAGGATCTG GCTGAGGATGGCTTCAACTTCTCTGCTGATATTTTTGAAAAG GAAAGAACGAGGAGGAAACCATCATCTGGAAAACCCCCTTCCTCTCCAA AGTCTCCATATCTGTCCAGCCTGAATGTGAACTCTAGAAGAGCGGCGGTGGCTGCCTGGAGACTTCCAAGGGCCTCTTTAGGTGACACCAGAG ATCTGTCCCAGACGCTGAGATCAGAGTTTGACATGACGCCAGAGCTTCTCACAAAGGCCTTCtctgtgaggaaacacaaacatctaaACTCTTCATCCAATG GCTTCGCCTTCAGCACACGCGACTGCAGGGACAAGGAGGACATGTATGATGAAATTATTCGCCTCAAGAAG TCTCTTCAGGCACAGAAGTCTGACAACCAAAAAATGAAAGCCAAGCTACGCCGCCTAGAGGAAGAAAACgctaaaagagaaaaacagataGAAGAACTGCTGGATCCCACTAAA GGACCTGAATATACTCGCGGTTTGGTGGATAAGAAAAAAGAGGGCAGTGTG GTTGTCAGTGGTCTGAAACAGAGAATCCTGAAGTTGGAGCAGCAGtgtagagagaaagaaaatgccCTGAG TAAACTGCAAAGTGATCTGAGGACTACCAATCTGGAAGAGCTGAAGATTACGGTAGAAGCCTACTTTGAGGAG ATCCAGAGACTGAGGATTCTTCTAGAAGCTACAGAGAAAAG TAGTCGAGCAGAAAGTAAATGCTCCCAGAGGCAGCAGAAAGCTTTAAGCTCCACAGTTGATCGTCTGTCTGAGAACCTGAAGCAGCTTCAAAAAGAAAACGTAGTGCTAAGAGAAGAACTCAGCAGCGAGAGTCCTGCTGGAGGATTAAAAG GTTACAGAGACTGGAGTAAACAGAGACTGCTAAGAAAACTGCTGGATGTGGAGAAG AGGCTGGAGGACAGCAGAAGACACGCCCTGGCAGCAAAGAACAGCAGCCGATTGGATCAAGAAGTCCAAAGCCAAGCCACGCCCATTCAGGTTCCACGGcttaccatggcaacagaggcAGTGGCCTCCGTGGGAGTGATGACAGAAGATAGGGAGGAGCTTTCAGATTTAAGAGCATGCCTTAGTCAAGTagagaaggagaaggtggagcTTCAAGAGACCCTGTCAAGAAAAGA TGATGAATTAAAACAACTGAGGTCAGAAAGAGAGGAACTGGAGAAAGCGACAGCGCAATGGAAGactaaacaaacaaaggaatgGAACAAAGAAAGACAGCAGCATAA gCACGAGTTGGAGCAGTTGTGGTTGAGGATTCAGACTGTGGAGCAGGATAAAATCAAGCCTGAACATGCTGAGCTTTCCCCTCTCTGTGCCACAACAGCAGACCGGCTTAAGGACACTCAGGTCAGATCAGGTCAGAAGGATCGAGAAGAGAAGCAAAGCAGGCATAGACTGAAGGAAGGGAATCGAGATAGATATTTAGGTAGAGTTGAAGAGAAAAAGAGGAATGAAAGAATTCAAGatgacaagaaaaaaagagagaaagcagCAAGCATCATCCAGACAAAGTGGAGGGCGCACAGAAACCGG GACATTGTGATGCTGCAgtctgcaataagagcacatctCCTGAGAGAGTCACAGCTGAAGGACCTGCTGAAAGACGCACACAATAAG GCTGCAGGAGAAACAAACTCCTGCAACACTTCTGCGCCtgcagagggagaggtggaTGTGATTGCCTTGACCATGATACAGTCTGCCTTTAGAGGACACATGGCTCGTTGTAGTTTTGCAATAGCGAG ccCAGAGTCCTCTGTGCCTTCCCCCATAGAAGCACCAAGAAGCGCTCGCTCAAAATACAAGCCGAGCCAAACAG gTGCTGCATTGCTCCATAATGAAAAGGGCAGGGTGATGAAGATCCATGGCCCATCTCAAGCACTCATGCCTCCAGGATGA
- the iqce gene encoding IQ domain-containing protein E isoform X4, translated as MTPELLTKAFSVRKHKHLNSSSNGFAFSTRDCRDKEDMYDEIIRLKKSLQAQKSDNQKMKAKLRRLEEENAKREKQIEELLDPTKGPEYTRGLVDKKKEGSVVVSGLKQRILKLEQQCREKENALSKLQSDLRTTNLEELKITVEAYFEEIQRLRILLEATEKSSRAESKCSQRQQKALSSTVDRLSENLKQLQKENVVLREELSSESPAGGLKGYRDWSKQRLLRKLLDVEKRLEDSRRHALAAKNSSRLDQEVQSQATPIQVPRLTMATEAVASVGVMTEDREELSDLRACLSQVEKEKVELQETLSRKDDELKQLRSEREELEKATAQWKTKQTKEWNKERQQHKHELEQLWLRIQTVEQDKIKPEHAELSPLCATTADRLKDTQVRSGQKDREEKQSRHRLKEGNRDRYLGRVEEKKRNERIQDDKKKREKAASIIQTKWRAHRNRDIVMLQSAIRAHLLRESQLKDLLKDAHNKAAGETNSCNTSAPAEGEVDVIALTMIQSAFRGHMARCSFAIASPESSVPSPIEAPRSARSKYKPSQTGAALLHNEKGRVMKIHGPSQALMPPG; from the exons ATGACGCCAGAGCTTCTCACAAAGGCCTTCtctgtgaggaaacacaaacatctaaACTCTTCATCCAATG GCTTCGCCTTCAGCACACGCGACTGCAGGGACAAGGAGGACATGTATGATGAAATTATTCGCCTCAAGAAG TCTCTTCAGGCACAGAAGTCTGACAACCAAAAAATGAAAGCCAAGCTACGCCGCCTAGAGGAAGAAAACgctaaaagagaaaaacagataGAAGAACTGCTGGATCCCACTAAA GGACCTGAATATACTCGCGGTTTGGTGGATAAGAAAAAAGAGGGCAGTGTG GTTGTCAGTGGTCTGAAACAGAGAATCCTGAAGTTGGAGCAGCAGtgtagagagaaagaaaatgccCTGAG TAAACTGCAAAGTGATCTGAGGACTACCAATCTGGAAGAGCTGAAGATTACGGTAGAAGCCTACTTTGAGGAG ATCCAGAGACTGAGGATTCTTCTAGAAGCTACAGAGAAAAG TAGTCGAGCAGAAAGTAAATGCTCCCAGAGGCAGCAGAAAGCTTTAAGCTCCACAGTTGATCGTCTGTCTGAGAACCTGAAGCAGCTTCAAAAAGAAAACGTAGTGCTAAGAGAAGAACTCAGCAGCGAGAGTCCTGCTGGAGGATTAAAAG GTTACAGAGACTGGAGTAAACAGAGACTGCTAAGAAAACTGCTGGATGTGGAGAAG AGGCTGGAGGACAGCAGAAGACACGCCCTGGCAGCAAAGAACAGCAGCCGATTGGATCAAGAAGTCCAAAGCCAAGCCACGCCCATTCAGGTTCCACGGcttaccatggcaacagaggcAGTGGCCTCCGTGGGAGTGATGACAGAAGATAGGGAGGAGCTTTCAGATTTAAGAGCATGCCTTAGTCAAGTagagaaggagaaggtggagcTTCAAGAGACCCTGTCAAGAAAAGA TGATGAATTAAAACAACTGAGGTCAGAAAGAGAGGAACTGGAGAAAGCGACAGCGCAATGGAAGactaaacaaacaaaggaatgGAACAAAGAAAGACAGCAGCATAA gCACGAGTTGGAGCAGTTGTGGTTGAGGATTCAGACTGTGGAGCAGGATAAAATCAAGCCTGAACATGCTGAGCTTTCCCCTCTCTGTGCCACAACAGCAGACCGGCTTAAGGACACTCAGGTCAGATCAGGTCAGAAGGATCGAGAAGAGAAGCAAAGCAGGCATAGACTGAAGGAAGGGAATCGAGATAGATATTTAGGTAGAGTTGAAGAGAAAAAGAGGAATGAAAGAATTCAAGatgacaagaaaaaaagagagaaagcagCAAGCATCATCCAGACAAAGTGGAGGGCGCACAGAAACCGG GACATTGTGATGCTGCAgtctgcaataagagcacatctCCTGAGAGAGTCACAGCTGAAGGACCTGCTGAAAGACGCACACAATAAG GCTGCAGGAGAAACAAACTCCTGCAACACTTCTGCGCCtgcagagggagaggtggaTGTGATTGCCTTGACCATGATACAGTCTGCCTTTAGAGGACACATGGCTCGTTGTAGTTTTGCAATAGCGAG ccCAGAGTCCTCTGTGCCTTCCCCCATAGAAGCACCAAGAAGCGCTCGCTCAAAATACAAGCCGAGCCAAACAG gTGCTGCATTGCTCCATAATGAAAAGGGCAGGGTGATGAAGATCCATGGCCCATCTCAAGCACTCATGCCTCCAGGATGA
- the iqce gene encoding IQ domain-containing protein E isoform X3, with amino-acid sequence MFSETAKLSLEASDVQTDEDCEDLAEDGFNFSADIFEKERTRRKPSSGKPPSSPKSPYLSSLNVNSRRAAVAAWRLPRASLDLSQTLRSEFDMTPELLTKAFSVRKHKHLNSSSNGFAFSTRDCRDKEDMYDEIIRLKKSLQAQKSDNQKMKAKLRRLEEENAKREKQIEELLDPTKGPEYTRGLVDKKKEGSVVVSGLKQRILKLEQQCREKENALSKLQSDLRTTNLEELKITVEAYFEEIQRLRILLEATEKSSRAESKCSQRQQKALSSTVDRLSENLKQLQKENVVLREELSSESPAGGLKGYRDWSKQRLLRKLLDVEKRLEDSRRHALAAKNSSRLDQEVQSQATPIQVPRLTMATEAVASVGVMTEDREELSDLRACLSQVEKEKVELQETLSRKDDELKQLRSEREELEKATAQWKTKQTKEWNKERQQHKHELEQLWLRIQTVEQDKIKPEHAELSPLCATTADRLKDTQVRSGQKDREEKQSRHRLKEGNRDRYLGRVEEKKRNERIQDDKKKREKAASIIQTKWRAHRNRDIVMLQSAIRAHLLRESQLKDLLKDAHNKAAGETNSCNTSAPAEGEVDVIALTMIQSAFRGHMARCSFAIASPESSVPSPIEAPRSARSKYKPSQTGAALLHNEKGRVMKIHGPSQALMPPG; translated from the exons ATGTTCAGTGAAACTGCTAAATTGTCTCTGGAGGCGAGTGATGTTCAGACAGACGAGGACTGTGAGGATCTG GCTGAGGATGGCTTCAACTTCTCTGCTGATATTTTTGAAAAG GAAAGAACGAGGAGGAAACCATCATCTGGAAAACCCCCTTCCTCTCCAA AGTCTCCATATCTGTCCAGCCTGAATGTGAACTCTAGAAGAGCGGCGGTGGCTGCCTGGAGACTTCCAAGGGCCTCTTTAG ATCTGTCCCAGACGCTGAGATCAGAGTTTGACATGACGCCAGAGCTTCTCACAAAGGCCTTCtctgtgaggaaacacaaacatctaaACTCTTCATCCAATG GCTTCGCCTTCAGCACACGCGACTGCAGGGACAAGGAGGACATGTATGATGAAATTATTCGCCTCAAGAAG TCTCTTCAGGCACAGAAGTCTGACAACCAAAAAATGAAAGCCAAGCTACGCCGCCTAGAGGAAGAAAACgctaaaagagaaaaacagataGAAGAACTGCTGGATCCCACTAAA GGACCTGAATATACTCGCGGTTTGGTGGATAAGAAAAAAGAGGGCAGTGTG GTTGTCAGTGGTCTGAAACAGAGAATCCTGAAGTTGGAGCAGCAGtgtagagagaaagaaaatgccCTGAG TAAACTGCAAAGTGATCTGAGGACTACCAATCTGGAAGAGCTGAAGATTACGGTAGAAGCCTACTTTGAGGAG ATCCAGAGACTGAGGATTCTTCTAGAAGCTACAGAGAAAAG TAGTCGAGCAGAAAGTAAATGCTCCCAGAGGCAGCAGAAAGCTTTAAGCTCCACAGTTGATCGTCTGTCTGAGAACCTGAAGCAGCTTCAAAAAGAAAACGTAGTGCTAAGAGAAGAACTCAGCAGCGAGAGTCCTGCTGGAGGATTAAAAG GTTACAGAGACTGGAGTAAACAGAGACTGCTAAGAAAACTGCTGGATGTGGAGAAG AGGCTGGAGGACAGCAGAAGACACGCCCTGGCAGCAAAGAACAGCAGCCGATTGGATCAAGAAGTCCAAAGCCAAGCCACGCCCATTCAGGTTCCACGGcttaccatggcaacagaggcAGTGGCCTCCGTGGGAGTGATGACAGAAGATAGGGAGGAGCTTTCAGATTTAAGAGCATGCCTTAGTCAAGTagagaaggagaaggtggagcTTCAAGAGACCCTGTCAAGAAAAGA TGATGAATTAAAACAACTGAGGTCAGAAAGAGAGGAACTGGAGAAAGCGACAGCGCAATGGAAGactaaacaaacaaaggaatgGAACAAAGAAAGACAGCAGCATAA gCACGAGTTGGAGCAGTTGTGGTTGAGGATTCAGACTGTGGAGCAGGATAAAATCAAGCCTGAACATGCTGAGCTTTCCCCTCTCTGTGCCACAACAGCAGACCGGCTTAAGGACACTCAGGTCAGATCAGGTCAGAAGGATCGAGAAGAGAAGCAAAGCAGGCATAGACTGAAGGAAGGGAATCGAGATAGATATTTAGGTAGAGTTGAAGAGAAAAAGAGGAATGAAAGAATTCAAGatgacaagaaaaaaagagagaaagcagCAAGCATCATCCAGACAAAGTGGAGGGCGCACAGAAACCGG GACATTGTGATGCTGCAgtctgcaataagagcacatctCCTGAGAGAGTCACAGCTGAAGGACCTGCTGAAAGACGCACACAATAAG GCTGCAGGAGAAACAAACTCCTGCAACACTTCTGCGCCtgcagagggagaggtggaTGTGATTGCCTTGACCATGATACAGTCTGCCTTTAGAGGACACATGGCTCGTTGTAGTTTTGCAATAGCGAG ccCAGAGTCCTCTGTGCCTTCCCCCATAGAAGCACCAAGAAGCGCTCGCTCAAAATACAAGCCGAGCCAAACAG gTGCTGCATTGCTCCATAATGAAAAGGGCAGGGTGATGAAGATCCATGGCCCATCTCAAGCACTCATGCCTCCAGGATGA
- the iqce gene encoding IQ domain-containing protein E isoform X1 translates to MFSETAKLSLEASDVQTDEDCEDLAEDGFNFSADIFEKERTRRKPSSGKPPSSPKSPYLSSLNVNSRRAAVAAWRLPRASLGDTRGDTPGDGSLARFATLNNHDLSQTLRSEFDMTPELLTKAFSVRKHKHLNSSSNGFAFSTRDCRDKEDMYDEIIRLKKSLQAQKSDNQKMKAKLRRLEEENAKREKQIEELLDPTKGPEYTRGLVDKKKEGSVVVSGLKQRILKLEQQCREKENALSKLQSDLRTTNLEELKITVEAYFEEIQRLRILLEATEKSSRAESKCSQRQQKALSSTVDRLSENLKQLQKENVVLREELSSESPAGGLKGYRDWSKQRLLRKLLDVEKRLEDSRRHALAAKNSSRLDQEVQSQATPIQVPRLTMATEAVASVGVMTEDREELSDLRACLSQVEKEKVELQETLSRKDDELKQLRSEREELEKATAQWKTKQTKEWNKERQQHKHELEQLWLRIQTVEQDKIKPEHAELSPLCATTADRLKDTQVRSGQKDREEKQSRHRLKEGNRDRYLGRVEEKKRNERIQDDKKKREKAASIIQTKWRAHRNRDIVMLQSAIRAHLLRESQLKDLLKDAHNKAAGETNSCNTSAPAEGEVDVIALTMIQSAFRGHMARCSFAIASPESSVPSPIEAPRSARSKYKPSQTGAALLHNEKGRVMKIHGPSQALMPPG, encoded by the exons ATGTTCAGTGAAACTGCTAAATTGTCTCTGGAGGCGAGTGATGTTCAGACAGACGAGGACTGTGAGGATCTG GCTGAGGATGGCTTCAACTTCTCTGCTGATATTTTTGAAAAG GAAAGAACGAGGAGGAAACCATCATCTGGAAAACCCCCTTCCTCTCCAA AGTCTCCATATCTGTCCAGCCTGAATGTGAACTCTAGAAGAGCGGCGGTGGCTGCCTGGAGACTTCCAAGGGCCTCTTTAGGTGACACCAGAGGTGACACGCCTGGGGACGGTAGCTTAGCTCGCTTTGCAACCCTGAACAATCACG ATCTGTCCCAGACGCTGAGATCAGAGTTTGACATGACGCCAGAGCTTCTCACAAAGGCCTTCtctgtgaggaaacacaaacatctaaACTCTTCATCCAATG GCTTCGCCTTCAGCACACGCGACTGCAGGGACAAGGAGGACATGTATGATGAAATTATTCGCCTCAAGAAG TCTCTTCAGGCACAGAAGTCTGACAACCAAAAAATGAAAGCCAAGCTACGCCGCCTAGAGGAAGAAAACgctaaaagagaaaaacagataGAAGAACTGCTGGATCCCACTAAA GGACCTGAATATACTCGCGGTTTGGTGGATAAGAAAAAAGAGGGCAGTGTG GTTGTCAGTGGTCTGAAACAGAGAATCCTGAAGTTGGAGCAGCAGtgtagagagaaagaaaatgccCTGAG TAAACTGCAAAGTGATCTGAGGACTACCAATCTGGAAGAGCTGAAGATTACGGTAGAAGCCTACTTTGAGGAG ATCCAGAGACTGAGGATTCTTCTAGAAGCTACAGAGAAAAG TAGTCGAGCAGAAAGTAAATGCTCCCAGAGGCAGCAGAAAGCTTTAAGCTCCACAGTTGATCGTCTGTCTGAGAACCTGAAGCAGCTTCAAAAAGAAAACGTAGTGCTAAGAGAAGAACTCAGCAGCGAGAGTCCTGCTGGAGGATTAAAAG GTTACAGAGACTGGAGTAAACAGAGACTGCTAAGAAAACTGCTGGATGTGGAGAAG AGGCTGGAGGACAGCAGAAGACACGCCCTGGCAGCAAAGAACAGCAGCCGATTGGATCAAGAAGTCCAAAGCCAAGCCACGCCCATTCAGGTTCCACGGcttaccatggcaacagaggcAGTGGCCTCCGTGGGAGTGATGACAGAAGATAGGGAGGAGCTTTCAGATTTAAGAGCATGCCTTAGTCAAGTagagaaggagaaggtggagcTTCAAGAGACCCTGTCAAGAAAAGA TGATGAATTAAAACAACTGAGGTCAGAAAGAGAGGAACTGGAGAAAGCGACAGCGCAATGGAAGactaaacaaacaaaggaatgGAACAAAGAAAGACAGCAGCATAA gCACGAGTTGGAGCAGTTGTGGTTGAGGATTCAGACTGTGGAGCAGGATAAAATCAAGCCTGAACATGCTGAGCTTTCCCCTCTCTGTGCCACAACAGCAGACCGGCTTAAGGACACTCAGGTCAGATCAGGTCAGAAGGATCGAGAAGAGAAGCAAAGCAGGCATAGACTGAAGGAAGGGAATCGAGATAGATATTTAGGTAGAGTTGAAGAGAAAAAGAGGAATGAAAGAATTCAAGatgacaagaaaaaaagagagaaagcagCAAGCATCATCCAGACAAAGTGGAGGGCGCACAGAAACCGG GACATTGTGATGCTGCAgtctgcaataagagcacatctCCTGAGAGAGTCACAGCTGAAGGACCTGCTGAAAGACGCACACAATAAG GCTGCAGGAGAAACAAACTCCTGCAACACTTCTGCGCCtgcagagggagaggtggaTGTGATTGCCTTGACCATGATACAGTCTGCCTTTAGAGGACACATGGCTCGTTGTAGTTTTGCAATAGCGAG ccCAGAGTCCTCTGTGCCTTCCCCCATAGAAGCACCAAGAAGCGCTCGCTCAAAATACAAGCCGAGCCAAACAG gTGCTGCATTGCTCCATAATGAAAAGGGCAGGGTGATGAAGATCCATGGCCCATCTCAAGCACTCATGCCTCCAGGATGA